A part of Aquibium oceanicum genomic DNA contains:
- the cobO gene encoding cob(I)yrinic acid a,c-diamide adenosyltransferase, whose amino-acid sequence MAEAEDAGRHKAKMEKRKAHQDAKLRDKTIEKGLLIVNTGPGKGKSTAAFGLALRMLGYGRRVGVVQFIKGAWHTGEKDALARFGDLVAWHAMGEGFTWETQDKARDIAAAERAWQRSRELMADPSFGLVILDELNIALRYEYLDLASVVEALSARRPDLHVVVTGRNVKPELIEAADLVTEMGQVKHHFAAGVKAQQGIEF is encoded by the coding sequence ATGGCCGAAGCCGAAGACGCCGGACGCCACAAGGCCAAGATGGAAAAGCGCAAGGCGCACCAGGACGCCAAGCTGCGCGACAAGACCATCGAGAAAGGCCTGCTGATCGTCAACACGGGACCCGGCAAGGGCAAATCCACCGCGGCCTTCGGGCTGGCGTTGCGGATGCTCGGCTACGGCCGGCGCGTCGGCGTGGTGCAGTTCATCAAGGGCGCCTGGCACACGGGCGAGAAGGACGCGCTGGCGCGCTTCGGCGACCTGGTCGCCTGGCACGCCATGGGCGAGGGCTTCACCTGGGAGACGCAGGACAAGGCGCGCGACATCGCCGCCGCCGAGCGCGCCTGGCAGCGCTCCCGCGAACTGATGGCCGACCCGTCCTTCGGCCTCGTCATCCTCGACGAGTTGAACATCGCGCTGCGTTACGAGTACCTCGATCTGGCTTCGGTCGTCGAAGCGCTGAGCGCGCGCCGTCCCGACCTGCACGTCGTCGTCACCGGGCGCAACGTCAAGCCGGAGCTGATCGAGGCCGCCGACCTCGTCACCGAAATGGGGCAGGTCAAGCACCATTTCGCCGCCGGCGTGAAGGCGCAGCAGGGCATCGAGTTCTAG
- a CDS encoding CbtB domain-containing protein has protein sequence MAQTSVIQGSAATRAGILPLAFAGLLGVFIVGFAGFAHMDVVHNAGHDYRHSMAFPCH, from the coding sequence ATGGCACAGACTTCAGTCATCCAGGGTTCGGCCGCAACGCGCGCCGGCATCCTGCCTCTCGCATTCGCCGGTCTGCTCGGCGTCTTCATCGTAGGCTTTGCCGGGTTCGCGCATATGGACGTGGTCCACAATGCCGGCCACGACTACAGGCATTCCATGGCATTCCCCTGCCACTGA
- a CDS encoding DUF1636 family protein, producing the protein MRVYPDDLGRPAAEPEHEACAQASPVTIVVCSSCRLRSEPEADPRPGSLLARATASAAEEASDLVEVRQVACLGNCKRGLSAVMMRDGCWSYVFGELDVSNAPDLIAGAELFARSTDGFMPFRARPESLKRGLIARVPTFDSLKEIP; encoded by the coding sequence TTGAGGGTCTATCCGGACGATCTGGGCAGACCGGCCGCCGAGCCGGAACACGAGGCATGCGCGCAGGCGTCGCCCGTGACGATCGTCGTTTGCAGTTCCTGTCGCCTGCGTTCCGAGCCCGAAGCCGATCCGCGGCCGGGGTCGCTGCTCGCCAGGGCCACCGCATCCGCGGCCGAGGAAGCTTCCGATCTCGTCGAGGTGCGCCAGGTCGCCTGCCTTGGCAATTGCAAACGCGGCCTCAGCGCCGTCATGATGCGCGACGGCTGCTGGTCCTACGTCTTCGGCGAACTGGACGTCTCGAACGCGCCCGACCTGATTGCCGGCGCCGAACTCTTCGCACGCTCCACCGACGGCTTCATGCCGTTCCGCGCCCGCCCCGAATCGCTCAAGCGCGGGCTGATCGCGCGCGTGCCCACCTTCGACAGCCTCAAGGAAATCCCATGA
- the cobW gene encoding cobalamin biosynthesis protein CobW, with translation MTASFDRVPCTVVTGFLGAGKTTLIRNLLQGSHGKRLAIIVNEFGDVGIDGEILRNCGVENCADEDIVELANGCICCTVADDFVPALDKILAREPRVDHILIETSGLALPKPLVQAFQWPGVKNRVTVDGVVAVVDGPALAAGEVTQDREALLRQREADDSIDHDDPVEEVFEDQVACADLVVLSKSDLLDDAGRARATAAIEAHLPRAVKIVASANGRIDAGVVLGLGLAVEDDIENRKTHHDDELDHEHDDFDSFVVELPAISDPDTLARKVSAAAEAENVLRLKGFAHVEGKPMRLLVQAVGPRVTHHYDRAWRPEEDRTTRLVVIGLKGLDRAAVEKLLAA, from the coding sequence ATGACCGCCTCCTTCGATCGCGTGCCCTGCACGGTCGTTACCGGCTTTCTCGGCGCCGGCAAGACGACGCTGATCCGCAATCTTCTCCAGGGATCGCACGGCAAGCGGCTGGCCATCATCGTCAACGAGTTCGGCGACGTCGGCATCGACGGCGAGATCCTGCGCAATTGCGGTGTGGAGAACTGCGCCGACGAGGACATAGTGGAGCTGGCGAACGGCTGCATCTGCTGCACCGTCGCCGACGACTTCGTGCCGGCGCTGGACAAGATTCTCGCACGCGAGCCGAGGGTCGATCACATCCTCATCGAAACCTCAGGGCTCGCCTTGCCGAAGCCGCTGGTGCAGGCCTTCCAGTGGCCGGGTGTAAAGAACCGCGTCACCGTCGACGGAGTGGTGGCGGTGGTTGACGGCCCAGCACTCGCGGCCGGCGAGGTGACCCAGGACCGCGAGGCGCTGCTGCGCCAGCGGGAAGCCGACGATTCGATCGACCACGACGATCCGGTCGAGGAGGTATTCGAGGACCAGGTCGCCTGCGCCGACCTCGTAGTGCTGTCCAAGAGCGACCTGCTCGACGATGCCGGACGCGCCCGTGCGACCGCTGCCATCGAGGCGCACCTGCCGCGCGCGGTGAAGATCGTGGCGAGCGCCAACGGCCGCATCGACGCGGGTGTGGTGCTCGGCCTCGGTCTCGCCGTCGAGGACGACATCGAAAATCGCAAGACGCATCACGACGACGAGCTCGACCATGAGCACGACGATTTCGACAGCTTCGTCGTCGAGCTTCCGGCGATTTCCGATCCGGATACCTTGGCTCGGAAAGTCTCGGCGGCGGCGGAAGCCGAGAACGTGCTGAGGCTGAAGGGTTTCGCACATGTCGAGGGCAAGCCGATGCGGCTCCTGGTGCAGGCCGTCGGCCCGCGCGTGACGCATCACTACGACCGCGCCTGGCGGCCGGAGGAAGACCGCACCACCCGTCTCGTCGTGATTGGCCTCAAGGGGCTCGACCGCGCGGCGGTGGAAAAGCTCCTCGCGGCTTGA
- a CDS encoding CbtA family protein: protein MSVFRNAIFLAAIAGLFAGIVMTGLQSVFTVPLILQAETFESAAAPADHHHGEEAQAAPAAHSHDHGEEAWAPADGAERTFYTGLVNIVTGIGFALLLVAASEIAGGIRSWRAGLVWGFAGFAVFTLAPGLGLPPELPAMPAADLVARQAWWIFTVCATAAGLALVAFRTAPWLALVGVALIVAPHVIGAPQPLSHETAVPDGLHHSFVVAVTMTSLVFWLAMGAAVGTLRERFAAGLEAPRHSLA, encoded by the coding sequence ATGTCTGTCTTTCGTAACGCGATCTTCCTGGCCGCGATCGCCGGGCTGTTTGCCGGCATCGTGATGACCGGCCTGCAGAGCGTCTTCACGGTGCCGCTCATTCTCCAGGCCGAGACTTTCGAGAGTGCCGCGGCGCCGGCCGATCACCACCACGGTGAGGAAGCGCAGGCCGCGCCCGCCGCCCACAGCCATGACCATGGCGAAGAAGCCTGGGCACCCGCCGACGGCGCCGAGCGCACCTTCTACACCGGGCTGGTCAACATCGTGACCGGCATCGGCTTTGCCCTCCTTCTGGTGGCAGCATCCGAGATCGCCGGCGGAATCAGAAGCTGGCGTGCCGGCCTCGTCTGGGGCTTCGCCGGTTTCGCCGTCTTTACGCTTGCGCCCGGCCTCGGCCTTCCGCCGGAATTGCCGGCGATGCCGGCGGCCGACCTCGTCGCGCGGCAGGCCTGGTGGATCTTCACGGTCTGCGCCACCGCGGCCGGCTTGGCGCTGGTCGCCTTCCGCACAGCGCCATGGCTGGCGCTGGTGGGCGTCGCGCTCATCGTCGCCCCGCACGTCATCGGCGCGCCGCAGCCGCTGAGCCACGAAACCGCCGTCCCCGACGGTCTCCACCACAGCTTCGTCGTCGCCGTCACGATGACCAGCCTTGTGTTCTGGCTGGCGATGGGGGCCGCGGTTGGGACGCTGCGCGAACGCTTCGCCGCCGGCCTGGAGGCGCCCCGGCACAGCCTTGCCTGA
- the cobU gene encoding bifunctional adenosylcobinamide kinase/adenosylcobinamide-phosphate guanylyltransferase, whose product MPEQGSLTFVLGGARSGKSRHAETLVSACPAPWAYIATAQAFDDEMRERIALHRDRRDGRWHTVETPLDLADAIGRIPGGQALLVDCLTLWLTNVMLAERNVEAACQDLANMLARPRGPWFVVSNEVGLGIVPDNRLGRAFRDAAGRLNQMIAAKADAVLFMVAGLPMKVK is encoded by the coding sequence TTGCCTGAGCAAGGCTCGCTCACCTTCGTCCTCGGAGGCGCGCGATCGGGCAAGAGCAGGCATGCCGAGACTCTGGTCTCGGCCTGTCCCGCACCCTGGGCCTACATCGCCACGGCGCAGGCCTTCGACGACGAGATGCGCGAGCGCATAGCCCTGCACCGTGACCGGCGCGACGGTCGCTGGCACACCGTGGAAACGCCACTGGATCTCGCCGATGCGATCGGGAGGATTCCCGGGGGTCAGGCGCTGCTCGTCGATTGCCTGACCTTGTGGCTGACCAACGTGATGTTGGCCGAGCGAAACGTAGAGGCGGCCTGCCAAGACCTGGCGAACATGCTGGCAAGACCGCGCGGGCCGTGGTTCGTCGTCTCCAACGAGGTCGGCCTCGGCATCGTGCCCGACAACAGGCTTGGCCGGGCTTTCCGCGACGCCGCCGGGCGTCTCAACCAGATGATCGCGGCCAAGGCCGATGCCGTCCTGTTCATGGTCGCCGGCCTGCCGATGAAGGTGAAGTGA